The following are encoded together in the Falsiruegeria litorea R37 genome:
- a CDS encoding DUF2652 domain-containing protein yields MAPKNTGPQSAFFVIADISGYTKFMSETEITHAKGILEQLFGALVPAIRSPLTISGLQGDAVFAFAFESDVMTKQFIIDFAEQIYCAFARSKEKMQINTSCGCGACANVDGLELKIVVHHGECVVQETGGRQELAGTDVITAFRLLKNTVKERTGMDAYMLISCDALGKMDMKDLFSEDEFYTEDIEHIGEIEYVVRDLKQAWERRRGSEQVFVKPDEELLMEEWAIPVTVSPAAAFTACTRPDMRAKWLGADAVDLLGANKGKIEPGTMYHCHHGDDIFPFEIIDWRPGEYVTGRYNLPMGLTMYETNELVSVGDGTMVKVRFATPKGGTLMGRLMTGMVKKKLKSIIVPDKENRINRLKEICANWLAEDASLAPDRPKDVGELIGAQG; encoded by the coding sequence ATGGCACCTAAAAACACCGGACCGCAGTCGGCCTTCTTTGTGATTGCAGACATCTCCGGCTACACGAAATTCATGTCAGAAACAGAGATCACACACGCCAAGGGAATCCTTGAACAATTGTTCGGCGCGCTGGTGCCCGCGATCCGGTCTCCACTGACGATTTCAGGTCTGCAGGGCGACGCCGTCTTTGCCTTTGCCTTCGAAAGCGACGTGATGACCAAACAGTTCATCATCGACTTTGCCGAACAGATCTACTGCGCCTTTGCCCGCAGCAAGGAAAAGATGCAGATCAACACCTCGTGCGGATGCGGGGCCTGCGCCAATGTGGATGGGCTGGAGCTAAAAATCGTGGTGCATCACGGCGAGTGTGTCGTGCAGGAAACCGGCGGGCGGCAAGAGCTGGCCGGGACGGATGTCATCACCGCCTTCCGCCTGCTCAAGAACACGGTCAAGGAACGCACGGGCATGGACGCCTACATGCTCATCTCCTGCGACGCGTTGGGCAAGATGGACATGAAAGACCTGTTCTCGGAGGACGAGTTTTATACCGAAGACATCGAGCACATCGGAGAGATCGAGTATGTCGTCCGCGATCTCAAACAGGCGTGGGAACGCAGGCGCGGGTCAGAACAGGTTTTTGTCAAACCCGACGAAGAGCTGTTGATGGAGGAGTGGGCCATACCGGTCACCGTCTCGCCAGCGGCGGCGTTTACAGCCTGCACCCGGCCCGATATGCGCGCCAAATGGCTGGGGGCCGATGCCGTTGATTTGCTGGGTGCAAACAAAGGCAAGATCGAGCCGGGAACCATGTATCACTGCCACCACGGCGACGACATCTTTCCGTTTGAAATCATCGACTGGCGCCCCGGTGAATACGTCACCGGCCGCTACAACCTGCCGATGGGCCTGACGATGTATGAAACCAACGAGCTGGTGTCCGTTGGCGATGGCACGATGGTCAAGGTCCGCTTTGCCACCCCCAAGGGTGGCACATTGATGGGGCGGCTGATGACCGGGATGGTCAAGAAAAAGCTCAAATCAATCATCGTCCCGGATAAGGAAAACCGGATCAATCGCCTGAAAGAGATTTGCGCCAACTGGCTGGCCGAGGATGCGTCTCTTGCCCCCGACAGGCCAAAGGACGTGGGTGAATTGATCGGCGCTCAGGGGTAA
- the pheT gene encoding phenylalanine--tRNA ligase subunit beta, translated as MKFTLSWLKDHLDTDASVNEIAEALTDLGLEVEEIVNPADRLKGFTLGYVKHAEKHPDADKLRVCKVDTDEGEMQIICGAPNAREGITVVVCKPGMYIPGLDITIGVGKIRGVESFGMMASERELELSDEHDGIIELPSGEVGDSFVDWLAENAPAKVDPMIEIAITPNRPDALGVYGIARDLAARGLGTLKTRDIPSVEGDYPNPINVTIDDDTREACPVFYGRLIRNVKNGPSPQWLQDRLTAIGLRPISALVDITNFFTFDRNRPLHVFDADKVQGNLRVHRSKAGETLVGLDEKEYTFGDDMTVISDESGIESIAGVMGGLHTGCTHETTNVYVEAAFFDTVRTALTGRALKINSDARYRNERGIDPEWCKDGMEAATQMILDLCGGEPSNVIMAGAQPDHSRAYKLDPERVKSLVGMDIPESEQRQTLTRLGFKLEGNMAQVPSWRPDVQGEADLVEEVARIASLTKLEGKPLPRLTDGVPKAVMTPQQRRQQMARRTCAALGYNECVTYSFIDQASAALFGGGDDTTMLANPISSDMSHMRPALLPGLLQAAARNQARGYMDLALFEVGPAFHGGEPGEQHNLISGLLVGRTGPKDVHGASRAVDVYDAKADAEAVLAAIGAPAKVQILRGAQDWWHPGRHGKICLGPKKVLGIFGELHPRVLQAMDIKGAAVAFTIWPDEVPMPRKSGASRGALELRDLQAVERDFAFVVDEGVEALTLVNAASGADKAMIEEVRVFDEFIGGSVGEGKKSLAITVRLQPTEKTLKEKDIEAISEKIVAKVTKATGGALRG; from the coding sequence ATGAAATTCACCCTTTCCTGGTTGAAGGACCACCTCGACACCGACGCATCGGTGAACGAGATCGCCGAGGCCCTGACCGATCTGGGTCTTGAGGTCGAAGAGATCGTTAACCCGGCTGACCGGCTCAAGGGGTTTACCCTGGGTTATGTGAAGCACGCTGAAAAGCACCCCGACGCTGACAAGCTGCGGGTGTGCAAGGTCGACACCGACGAGGGCGAGATGCAGATCATCTGTGGTGCGCCCAATGCCCGCGAAGGTATCACCGTGGTGGTCTGTAAGCCGGGCATGTACATCCCCGGCCTCGACATCACCATTGGCGTCGGCAAGATCCGCGGCGTCGAAAGCTTTGGCATGATGGCATCCGAGCGCGAGCTGGAGCTGTCGGACGAGCATGATGGCATCATTGAGCTGCCTTCGGGCGAGGTTGGCGACAGCTTTGTCGATTGGCTGGCTGAAAATGCGCCCGCCAAGGTTGACCCGATGATCGAGATCGCGATCACCCCGAACCGCCCCGATGCGCTTGGCGTTTATGGTATTGCCCGCGATCTGGCTGCGCGTGGCCTGGGTACGCTCAAGACCCGTGATATCCCGTCGGTCGAGGGGGATTACCCGAACCCGATCAACGTGACCATTGACGATGACACCCGCGAGGCGTGTCCGGTGTTCTATGGCCGCCTGATCCGCAACGTCAAAAACGGCCCCTCACCACAATGGCTACAAGATCGGCTGACCGCGATTGGCTTGCGCCCGATTTCGGCGCTGGTGGATATCACCAACTTCTTCACGTTTGACCGCAACCGTCCTTTGCACGTGTTCGATGCGGACAAGGTGCAAGGCAATCTGCGCGTGCACCGGTCGAAAGCGGGTGAGACACTCGTGGGGCTGGACGAGAAGGAATACACATTCGGCGACGACATGACCGTGATCTCGGACGAGAGCGGGATTGAGAGCATTGCCGGTGTCATGGGCGGTCTGCACACCGGTTGTACCCATGAGACAACGAATGTTTATGTCGAGGCGGCGTTCTTTGACACTGTGCGCACCGCGTTGACGGGGCGTGCGCTCAAGATCAACTCGGACGCGCGCTATCGCAACGAACGTGGGATTGACCCCGAATGGTGCAAGGACGGGATGGAAGCGGCGACGCAGATGATCCTTGATCTGTGCGGCGGTGAGCCCTCGAATGTGATCATGGCCGGCGCGCAGCCCGACCATAGCCGCGCCTACAAGCTGGACCCAGAACGCGTGAAATCGCTGGTCGGTATGGACATCCCCGAGAGCGAGCAGCGCCAGACCTTGACGCGTCTTGGCTTCAAGCTGGAAGGGAATATGGCGCAGGTGCCGTCCTGGCGTCCGGACGTGCAGGGAGAAGCCGATCTGGTCGAAGAAGTGGCGCGGATCGCGTCGCTTACCAAGCTCGAAGGCAAGCCGCTGCCGCGTTTGACCGATGGTGTCCCCAAAGCGGTGATGACCCCGCAGCAGCGCCGTCAGCAGATGGCACGCCGAACTTGTGCTGCATTGGGCTATAACGAATGCGTGACGTACTCGTTCATCGACCAGGCTTCGGCGGCGCTGTTTGGTGGCGGGGATGACACGACGATGCTGGCCAACCCGATCAGCTCGGACATGTCGCACATGCGGCCCGCTCTGTTGCCCGGTCTGCTGCAGGCTGCGGCCCGCAACCAGGCGCGCGGGTACATGGATCTGGCCCTGTTCGAGGTTGGCCCAGCCTTCCACGGCGGGGAACCGGGTGAGCAACACAACTTGATCTCGGGCCTGTTGGTTGGCCGCACGGGGCCAAAGGATGTGCACGGTGCTTCGCGTGCGGTTGATGTCTATGACGCCAAAGCTGATGCCGAAGCTGTGCTGGCGGCCATCGGTGCGCCTGCAAAGGTTCAGATCCTGCGTGGTGCGCAGGATTGGTGGCACCCGGGCCGCCATGGCAAGATCTGTCTGGGTCCGAAAAAGGTGCTGGGCATCTTTGGCGAGCTGCACCCACGCGTCCTGCAGGCGATGGATATCAAGGGGGCTGCCGTGGCGTTTACCATCTGGCCCGACGAGGTGCCTATGCCGCGCAAGTCGGGGGCAAGCCGTGGTGCTTTGGAATTGCGCGACCTGCAAGCGGTCGAGCGCGACTTTGCCTTTGTTGTCGATGAGGGCGTCGAGGCGCTGACGCTGGTGAATGCCGCAAGCGGTGCCGACAAGGCGATGATCGAAGAGGTTCGTGTCTTTGACGAGTTCATTGGCGGCTCGGTGGGAGAGGGCAAGAAGTCCCTCGCCATCACCGTGCGTCTGCAACCGACTGAAAAGACGCTGAAGGAAAAAGACATCGAGGCGATCAGTGAGAAGATCGTTGCCAAGGTGACCAAGGCCACAGGCGGCGCGCTGCGCGGCTGA
- a CDS encoding YtoQ family protein, giving the protein MMKVYLSGEIHTDWREQITQGAEGLDVTFSSPVTDHGASDDCGVAILGAEPNKYWHDHKGAMVNAIRTRKGIEDADVVVVRFGDKYKQWNAAFDAGYAAALGKSIIVLNPPEHQHALKEVHAAALAVAEEPQQVVEILRYVLTGKLPG; this is encoded by the coding sequence ATGATGAAAGTATATCTGTCCGGTGAAATCCACACCGACTGGCGTGAGCAGATCACCCAGGGCGCGGAAGGTCTGGATGTGACATTCAGCAGCCCGGTCACCGATCACGGCGCCAGTGACGACTGTGGTGTCGCCATCCTGGGGGCCGAACCAAACAAGTATTGGCATGACCACAAAGGCGCGATGGTCAACGCGATCCGCACCCGCAAGGGGATCGAGGATGCTGACGTTGTCGTGGTGCGTTTTGGCGACAAGTACAAGCAGTGGAACGCCGCTTTTGATGCGGGCTATGCCGCTGCTCTTGGCAAGTCGATCATCGTGCTAAACCCACCGGAGCATCAGCACGCCCTGAAAGAGGTGCATGCCGCGGCTCTGGCTGTCGCAGAAGAACCGCAGCAGGTTGTTGAGATCCTGCGCTACGTGCTGACAGGCAAGCTGCCGGGGTGA
- a CDS encoding tetratricopeptide repeat protein, with amino-acid sequence MAFAFGLVRELLRPSVVIGEITTPKVLRERGLDGNALGRKLADALEEIRRDANSSKDALSFLPAESTAEIQVPGAEFSLNSVVDALRQMLGLASYRITGELVCGDTSCTLENSLLTLRVRDGARVQSLDAAKVGDQGIEAAMLTQSVALTGLVEPYLAAAYAYFQADADQEKLEVAEAAAMNILREGHPDSAWAANLIGLVRHKQQRFAEAVTWFERSARLSYEMGPSSFALPHSNRGNSLLHLSKPGEAQQAFYVATLRNPYHETAYAGQGRALAMKQEHGMAISFYKRQLRMNPRDFGTMLNVSHSLNQMGQRDEALTYLNTATELAPNDALVYHHWGNYYAMTSTASEQNLREALRNYEKAIELSPEFTPSRKMRVWLLISLGESQQAFETLHRTSGEGHTWTNADVMVALQMASRNLPQDPKTTCVLLRREVIRYDTRFSDTVAGQAPEWHREVEAFCIAQGFL; translated from the coding sequence GTGGCGTTTGCCTTTGGTTTGGTGCGCGAATTACTGCGCCCTTCGGTCGTCATCGGCGAGATCACAACGCCAAAAGTTCTGCGCGAACGTGGGCTTGATGGTAATGCGTTGGGTCGCAAGCTTGCCGACGCGCTAGAAGAAATCCGGCGGGACGCCAACAGTTCAAAAGACGCTCTGTCTTTTCTTCCAGCGGAAAGTACCGCTGAAATCCAGGTGCCGGGTGCCGAGTTTTCGTTGAATTCCGTGGTTGATGCGCTGCGTCAGATGCTGGGGCTCGCCAGCTATCGGATCACAGGAGAGTTGGTGTGCGGCGATACAAGCTGTACATTGGAGAACAGCCTATTGACGCTAAGGGTCCGAGACGGCGCGCGTGTGCAAAGTCTGGACGCCGCTAAAGTCGGGGATCAGGGCATTGAGGCGGCCATGCTAACGCAGTCAGTTGCGTTGACGGGTTTGGTCGAGCCTTACTTGGCGGCTGCTTACGCCTATTTTCAAGCGGATGCGGATCAAGAGAAACTGGAGGTTGCCGAGGCCGCAGCCATGAACATTCTGCGCGAAGGGCATCCCGACAGCGCGTGGGCTGCAAATTTGATCGGCCTGGTCCGGCACAAACAACAGCGGTTCGCCGAGGCTGTGACGTGGTTCGAGCGTTCCGCGAGATTGTCTTATGAAATGGGGCCGAGCAGTTTTGCGTTGCCGCACTCCAACCGTGGCAACAGTCTTTTGCACCTGTCTAAACCTGGCGAGGCGCAGCAGGCATTTTATGTGGCGACGTTGCGGAACCCCTATCATGAAACGGCTTATGCGGGGCAGGGGCGGGCGCTTGCAATGAAGCAAGAGCACGGAATGGCCATTTCCTTTTACAAGCGGCAACTGCGCATGAATCCGCGCGATTTTGGCACGATGCTCAATGTTTCTCACAGCCTCAACCAAATGGGGCAGCGGGACGAGGCGTTGACTTATCTCAACACTGCGACCGAATTAGCGCCCAATGATGCCTTGGTTTACCACCATTGGGGCAACTATTACGCGATGACGTCGACGGCATCCGAGCAGAATCTGCGCGAGGCACTAAGGAACTACGAAAAGGCGATTGAGCTGTCGCCCGAGTTTACCCCATCCCGGAAAATGCGGGTCTGGCTTCTGATCAGTCTTGGTGAATCTCAGCAGGCATTTGAAACCCTGCATCGAACGTCGGGTGAAGGGCACACGTGGACGAATGCAGATGTTATGGTGGCCCTGCAAATGGCATCGCGTAATTTGCCGCAGGATCCAAAGACCACTTGTGTACTGCTGCGCCGCGAAGTCATCCGCTACGATACCCGATTTTCAGATACCGTAGCAGGACAAGCGCCGGAATGGCACAGAGAGGTCGAAGCCTTTTGCATTGCGCAGGGGTTCTTGTAA
- a CDS encoding glutathione S-transferase N-terminal domain-containing protein encodes MTDLSAFPITRKWPAQNPKVLQLYSFPTPNGVKASIMLEETGLEYEAHKVTLADADVKSPEFLSLNPNNKIPAIIDPNGPDGEPIGLFESGAILLYLAEKTGKLIGQTASDKHHITQWLMFQMGGVGPMLGQLGFFYKFAGAEIEDPRPRERYINEAKRLLGVIDGQLEGRDWIAGDYSIADIAIAPWLNGLNFYGATEIVELDSRKNVLAYLDRFMARPAVQRGMNIPARD; translated from the coding sequence ATGACCGACCTGTCCGCTTTCCCTATCACCCGGAAATGGCCCGCCCAAAACCCCAAGGTTCTGCAGCTCTACTCATTTCCGACACCCAACGGTGTGAAGGCTTCGATCATGCTCGAAGAAACCGGGCTGGAGTATGAGGCGCACAAAGTGACGCTAGCCGATGCTGACGTCAAAAGCCCCGAGTTCCTGTCCCTGAACCCCAACAACAAGATCCCTGCGATCATCGATCCAAACGGACCGGACGGTGAACCGATTGGATTGTTCGAAAGTGGTGCGATCCTGCTCTACCTGGCTGAGAAAACGGGCAAACTCATAGGCCAGACCGCCAGTGACAAACACCACATCACCCAATGGCTGATGTTCCAGATGGGTGGCGTGGGTCCAATGCTGGGGCAACTGGGCTTCTTTTATAAATTCGCGGGTGCCGAGATCGAAGATCCCCGCCCCCGCGAACGCTACATCAACGAGGCCAAGCGCCTGCTTGGTGTGATCGACGGCCAACTTGAAGGCCGCGATTGGATTGCCGGCGATTATTCCATCGCCGACATCGCAATCGCTCCCTGGCTCAACGGGTTGAACTTCTATGGCGCGACCGAAATCGTCGAGCTGGACAGCCGCAAGAACGTATTGGCCTATCTTGACCGCTTCATGGCCCGTCCCGCTGTGCAGCGAGGCATGAACATTCCAGCGCGGGACTGA
- a CDS encoding mechanosensitive ion channel family protein, with translation MEEVLSQTEAYGPVVINAVKALIVLIVGWIAAGAISGMVRRRINKTPQIDPTLGNFVASMVKWVILAIVLVAVLGIFGIQATSIVAILGAASLAIGLALQGTLSDLAAGVMLVVFRPYKLGQYVDIGGTSGTVKDLNLFTTELVTPDNVQIIVPNGQSWGSIITNYSAHDTRRVDLVFGIDYGDNADTAMQIIEEVATADERVLSDPAPWVRVTNLGDSSVDLTARIWCNAADYWELKFQLTKAVKEAFDAKGISIPYPHSVEIQKKG, from the coding sequence GTGGAAGAGGTTCTCTCACAAACCGAAGCCTATGGCCCGGTTGTTATCAATGCCGTAAAGGCCCTGATCGTTCTGATCGTGGGGTGGATCGCCGCCGGAGCAATCAGCGGGATGGTCCGCCGTCGCATCAATAAGACGCCGCAGATTGATCCGACGCTTGGCAATTTCGTTGCCAGCATGGTGAAATGGGTGATTCTGGCGATTGTTCTGGTCGCTGTATTGGGCATTTTTGGCATTCAGGCGACCAGTATCGTTGCCATCTTGGGTGCGGCATCATTGGCGATTGGTCTTGCTCTGCAAGGGACGCTCAGTGATCTGGCGGCCGGCGTCATGCTGGTTGTGTTCCGTCCGTACAAATTGGGGCAGTATGTCGACATTGGCGGTACTTCGGGTACCGTGAAGGATCTCAATCTATTCACCACCGAGCTCGTGACCCCTGACAACGTACAAATCATCGTGCCCAATGGTCAGTCCTGGGGGTCGATCATCACCAACTATTCGGCGCATGACACCCGCCGGGTCGATCTGGTGTTTGGCATCGATTATGGCGACAACGCTGACACGGCCATGCAGATCATTGAAGAGGTCGCCACAGCCGACGAGCGGGTTCTTTCCGATCCGGCCCCATGGGTGCGTGTAACCAATCTGGGCGACAGCTCGGTCGATCTGACGGCACGAATCTGGTGCAATGCGGCCGACTATTGGGAGCTGAAATTCCAGCTCACCAAGGCCGTGAAAGAGGCGTTTGACGCCAAGGGTATTTCGATCCCGTATCCGCATTCGGTCGAGATTCAGAAAAAGGGCTGA